In the genome of Acidobacteriota bacterium, one region contains:
- a CDS encoding trypsin-like peptidase domain-containing protein — MRTFSFRQVLLIVLLAVAANTIVSHTLIEYRTRPTWAASPVTTPAREITSPTVASDEQNNVEIYRLASPGVVHITSTVNVQSFFGAVPQQGTGSGSIIDEKGHILTNYHVVRDANNLDVTLSDKSTYKARLVGADPDNDLAVIQIDAPVNKLNVMQLGTSGSLEVGQKVLAIGNPFGLDRTLTTGVISGLNRPLQTEDGRTIENVIQTDASINPGNSGGPLLNKFGQIIGINTAIYSPTGSSVGIGFAVPIDTAKQIIPELIASGKIRRGYLGVTTAPLTPKIAEQFNVPTKQGVVVVSVQPNSPASQAGLLGVQQDQDQLGDVIVKADGKPIETPDSLVKTIGTRKPGDRVTLTVLRDGRERQVEVTLADRPLQISQNRPQQRVQPRGNLFDWFRK; from the coding sequence ATGCGAACATTTTCATTTCGACAGGTTTTATTGATTGTTTTGCTGGCTGTGGCTGCCAATACCATTGTCTCACATACCTTGATCGAGTATCGAACCCGGCCAACATGGGCAGCCTCGCCGGTGACTACGCCCGCCCGTGAAATCACCAGTCCAACGGTTGCCTCAGATGAGCAAAACAACGTGGAAATCTACCGCCTGGCCAGTCCGGGTGTCGTTCACATTACCAGCACGGTGAATGTTCAGAGCTTTTTTGGGGCGGTTCCCCAGCAAGGAACCGGTTCCGGGTCAATTATTGATGAGAAAGGACATATTCTGACCAATTATCATGTCGTGCGGGATGCCAATAACCTCGATGTGACGTTGTCTGACAAGAGTACCTACAAGGCGCGTCTGGTGGGAGCTGATCCAGATAATGACCTTGCAGTTATCCAAATTGATGCTCCGGTCAATAAGTTGAATGTCATGCAACTGGGGACATCCGGCAGTCTCGAAGTCGGTCAAAAAGTACTGGCCATTGGAAACCCCTTTGGGCTGGATCGAACTTTGACCACCGGTGTCATCAGCGGGTTGAATCGCCCACTTCAGACTGAAGACGGACGTACCATCGAAAATGTGATTCAGACGGATGCTTCAATTAACCCTGGGAATTCCGGTGGGCCGCTGCTCAATAAATTTGGTCAGATTATTGGAATCAACACCGCTATTTACAGTCCAACCGGCTCCAGCGTTGGGATTGGGTTTGCCGTGCCAATTGACACGGCGAAACAGATTATTCCGGAACTGATTGCTTCAGGGAAAATTCGACGTGGCTACCTTGGCGTGACCACGGCGCCGCTGACTCCGAAAATTGCCGAACAATTTAATGTCCCAACCAAACAGGGTGTCGTGGTAGTCAGCGTTCAACCAAACAGCCCGGCCAGTCAGGCTGGATTGCTGGGAGTCCAACAAGATCAGGATCAACTGGGTGATGTGATTGTAAAAGCTGATGGGAAACCAATCGAAACGCCTGATTCACTGGTCAAAACGATTGGAACCCGCAAACCAGGAGACCGCGTGACCTTAACCGTGCTGCGTGATGGGCGTGAACGTCAGGTCGAAGTCACGCTGGCTGATCGCCCGCTCCAGATTTCTCAAAATCGCCCCCAACAACGCGTCCAGCCTCGGGGCAATTTGTTTGATTGGTTTCGCAAATAA
- a CDS encoding sigma-54-dependent Fis family transcriptional regulator yields MKQILVIDDDPASCELLKEILTDQGWQVETAQLPEQAIQLFQKKQFDLVITDFNLEAAQTGLDLVRQFRDRCPVVLVTAFGTLETAVDASREGAWDFISKPFKVDEVIATASRALEHHSQKNQAGSAPDSESLLARYAGSGMVGRAPAMIELYKEIARVSPARSTVLITGESGTGKELVARAIHTHSPRSDKPFIAVNCGALTETLLEAELFGHVRGAFTGAASDRKGLWEEAEGGTLFLDEIGETTPALQVKLLRALQEGEIKRVGSSRTTKVDARIVAATNRDLEKEVKAGTFREDLFYRLSVVTLNVPPLRDRRMDIPVLVERFLQKAAVSVGRRLRVSESALAIFVAYDWPGNVRELEAAVEYAALHARGNEIAPEDLPPKLQSSELRHRATRSPSPLLVLYADLPTLDELERRYLLHVLEQVGGNRTRAAEILGIDRRTLYRMAERFGIKLDGET; encoded by the coding sequence ATGAAACAAATACTTGTCATTGATGATGATCCGGCATCGTGTGAATTGCTCAAAGAAATTTTGACCGATCAGGGCTGGCAGGTTGAAACCGCTCAACTCCCGGAGCAGGCCATTCAATTGTTTCAGAAAAAACAGTTTGATTTGGTGATTACCGATTTTAATTTAGAGGCAGCGCAAACCGGCCTGGATCTGGTCAGGCAGTTTCGGGATCGCTGCCCGGTGGTTCTGGTCACGGCGTTTGGCACCCTGGAAACAGCGGTGGATGCCTCACGCGAGGGCGCCTGGGACTTTATTTCCAAGCCGTTCAAAGTGGACGAAGTGATTGCCACGGCCAGCCGTGCCCTTGAACACCACAGCCAAAAAAACCAGGCAGGTTCCGCACCTGATTCCGAATCACTGCTGGCACGGTATGCCGGTTCCGGCATGGTTGGGCGAGCCCCGGCAATGATTGAGTTGTATAAGGAAATTGCGCGGGTGTCTCCGGCACGATCAACGGTTCTGATTACGGGCGAATCCGGCACGGGGAAGGAACTGGTCGCCCGTGCAATTCACACGCATAGTCCTCGCTCTGATAAACCATTTATTGCCGTGAATTGCGGCGCGCTGACCGAAACCCTGCTGGAAGCCGAACTCTTTGGCCACGTTCGAGGAGCATTTACAGGTGCCGCCAGTGATCGCAAAGGTCTCTGGGAAGAAGCCGAAGGTGGCACCTTGTTTCTCGATGAAATTGGGGAAACGACACCCGCCTTGCAGGTCAAACTTCTGCGGGCGCTCCAGGAAGGTGAAATTAAACGGGTTGGGTCGTCACGGACGACCAAAGTGGACGCCCGCATCGTGGCGGCGACCAATCGCGACCTGGAAAAAGAAGTGAAAGCCGGTACTTTTCGCGAAGATCTGTTTTATCGGCTGAGTGTGGTCACCCTGAATGTCCCTCCCCTGCGTGACCGTCGAATGGATATTCCGGTTTTGGTCGAGCGGTTTCTACAAAAGGCGGCGGTCTCGGTTGGTCGCCGACTCCGGGTTTCAGAGTCGGCCCTGGCTATTTTTGTGGCATATGACTGGCCGGGAAATGTGCGTGAACTTGAAGCAGCGGTTGAATATGCCGCCCTTCACGCCCGTGGCAATGAAATCGCCCCAGAAGACCTGCCGCCCAAATTACAAAGCAGCGAACTCCGGCATCGAGCTACCCGATCACCATCGCCGCTGCTTGTGCTGTATGCGGACCTTCCAACGCTGGATGAACTGGAACGTCGCTATTTACTTCACGTCCTGGAACAGGTTGGCGGTAACCGGACCCGTGCGGCTGAGATTTTGGGAATTGATCGCCGGACGCTGTATCGAATGGCCGAACGCTTTGGAATCAAGCTGGATGGAGAAACTTAA
- a CDS encoding HAMP domain-containing protein, which yields MPPLKLHQKTTLLTSAITVAVLILSGFISSSHTAELLRNEQRARAELQASFLASQISQLPYPRDPQILERAVVLMQNARSGVNAVRIWERVGAVYVKVAAAGEAPSENIPEETITLLRSGLPSRTVQQRPEGTHASLYRVFAPVFTGSRLSGAVELIERLDDTPSIAAQSEKMSIWIALGAVMVITIGTFTLFDRLIYRPIGQLLQAMNEVEAGNLAVEISETRVDELGLLTRNFNGMIQRVRQMTEEREAQKLLLQEQVNEATQELSERNQQLESANRELWQLSRRLSEMERLAVAGQTAAQFAHEVGTPLNLISGHVQLLQNNLKQDPKALSRLETINIQIARIERIVRSMLDRTRSEATPVAPVDLETLLNRIIDVVTPTLHQRDIHLITHFTSPLPAVMGNPDRLQQVFFNLINNAMDAMTEGGSLTIQTELKSSDCGDPLQVVVSVIDTGCGMTDEVRARIFDPLYTTKEKGRGTGLGLVVVHQIMRDHHGQIDVESTPGQGTCFRLSFPI from the coding sequence ATGCCACCACTTAAATTGCATCAAAAAACCACACTCCTCACCTCGGCCATCACAGTTGCGGTGTTGATTTTGAGCGGATTCATCAGCAGTTCGCACACGGCGGAACTCCTCCGCAATGAACAGCGTGCCCGAGCTGAACTCCAGGCCAGTTTTCTGGCTTCGCAAATCAGTCAGCTTCCCTACCCACGCGATCCCCAAATTTTGGAGCGGGCGGTGGTTTTAATGCAAAATGCCCGCTCCGGCGTCAATGCCGTTCGCATCTGGGAACGGGTCGGGGCGGTGTATGTCAAAGTGGCCGCTGCCGGCGAAGCTCCGTCCGAGAATATCCCTGAAGAAACAATCACCTTGCTGCGCAGCGGATTACCGTCGCGGACCGTTCAACAACGCCCCGAAGGCACCCATGCCTCGCTGTATCGAGTCTTTGCCCCGGTGTTTACCGGCTCCAGGTTAAGCGGTGCCGTCGAGTTGATCGAACGACTTGACGACACGCCCTCCATTGCCGCCCAGTCGGAAAAAATGTCAATTTGGATTGCCCTGGGCGCGGTCATGGTGATTACGATTGGAACATTCACGCTCTTTGACCGCCTGATTTATCGTCCGATTGGACAACTTTTACAGGCCATGAATGAAGTGGAAGCCGGCAATTTGGCCGTTGAAATCTCGGAAACCAGGGTTGATGAACTTGGCCTCCTGACCCGAAATTTTAATGGAATGATTCAGCGAGTCCGGCAGATGACTGAGGAACGCGAAGCCCAAAAACTGCTGCTCCAGGAACAGGTGAACGAAGCGACCCAGGAACTTTCTGAACGCAACCAGCAACTGGAATCGGCCAACCGTGAATTATGGCAACTCTCACGCCGCCTTTCGGAAATGGAGCGTCTGGCGGTGGCAGGTCAAACCGCCGCCCAGTTTGCCCACGAAGTCGGGACACCGCTCAACCTGATCAGTGGGCACGTGCAACTTCTGCAAAACAACCTCAAACAAGACCCGAAAGCCCTCTCACGGCTTGAAACCATCAATATTCAGATTGCGCGGATTGAGCGCATTGTGCGGTCCATGCTGGATCGGACCCGCTCAGAAGCCACACCAGTGGCCCCGGTTGATCTTGAAACCCTGCTCAACCGAATCATTGACGTGGTGACGCCAACCCTTCACCAACGTGATATTCACCTGATCACCCACTTTACATCCCCGCTCCCAGCCGTGATGGGAAATCCTGACCGACTCCAGCAGGTTTTTTTCAACCTGATCAACAACGCAATGGATGCCATGACAGAGGGGGGTTCGCTGACGATTCAAACCGAACTCAAATCATCAGACTGCGGTGACCCATTGCAAGTGGTTGTTTCCGTGATTGATACTGGGTGTGGAATGACGGATGAGGTTCGAGCCCGGATCTTTGATCCGCTCTATACCACCAAAGAAAAAGGTCGTGGAACTGGCCTTGGACTGGTTGTGGTTCACCAGATCATGCGCGACCACCACGGTCAAATTGATGTCGAAAGCACCCCTGGGCAAGGAACGTGTTTCCGGCTTTCTTTTCCAATTTGA
- a CDS encoding MoxR family ATPase, producing the protein MSKAETTRQLRQLEESIESVIRGKREVVRLALMTLLAGGHLLIEDVPGVGKTTLAQAMAKSFDCSFQRIQFTSDLLPSDIVGLNVFNQQNNQFEFRPGPIFANVILADEINRTTPKTQSCLLEAMSEGRVTVENRTFHLPQPFIVLATQNPVEHHGTYPLPESQLDRFLVRLRIGYPDAKEEKQILLSQMQVHPIEALTSVMHSDQVVHFQEITRNIQVDDTLVDYLLRIINATRESELLELGVSPRGSLALFRAAQAMAVLDGRDFCLPDDIKQIAIPVLSHRVMINPHYSSGRRQTDEAESALEEILKGVAVPV; encoded by the coding sequence ATGAGCAAGGCCGAAACGACCCGCCAGTTACGCCAGTTAGAAGAATCAATTGAATCAGTTATTCGTGGTAAACGTGAAGTTGTCCGTCTGGCGCTGATGACGTTGCTAGCCGGAGGTCATCTTTTAATTGAAGACGTTCCCGGTGTCGGCAAAACAACGCTTGCCCAGGCGATGGCTAAATCATTTGATTGTTCTTTTCAACGCATTCAATTTACCAGTGATCTGCTCCCGTCCGATATCGTGGGCTTGAATGTGTTCAATCAACAAAACAACCAGTTCGAGTTTCGTCCAGGCCCTATTTTCGCCAATGTGATTCTGGCGGATGAAATCAACCGGACAACGCCCAAAACCCAAAGCTGTCTGCTTGAAGCCATGTCTGAAGGGCGGGTCACCGTTGAAAATCGAACGTTTCATCTGCCCCAACCTTTTATCGTGCTGGCGACCCAAAATCCGGTTGAGCACCATGGCACTTATCCCTTGCCTGAGTCTCAGCTTGATCGCTTTTTGGTGCGGTTACGGATCGGCTATCCGGATGCCAAAGAAGAAAAGCAGATTCTGCTCAGTCAGATGCAGGTACACCCAATCGAAGCTCTGACTTCAGTCATGCACTCAGATCAAGTGGTTCACTTTCAGGAAATTACCCGAAACATTCAGGTGGATGACACACTGGTGGATTACCTGCTGCGAATTATCAACGCCACCCGCGAATCGGAACTTCTGGAACTCGGGGTCAGCCCACGTGGCAGTCTGGCGCTGTTTCGGGCGGCTCAGGCCATGGCGGTACTCGACGGACGGGACTTCTGTTTACCGGACGATATCAAACAAATTGCGATTCCAGTCCTTTCACATCGGGTGATGATCAACCCGCATTATTCGAGTGGTCGTCGCCAGACAGATGAAGCCGAGTCCGCACTGGAAGAAATTTTAAAAGGCGTTGCTGTTCCAGTCTAA